The genomic stretch AGAGATAACTTCGTGAACACCATTGCACACATCCAGAAAATCATCCGGGATGATCCTTCAGATGTGCTTAGTGCAGATGTAATTGAAGCCACTGTGCGGATAGAAATTATTAAATGGGATTTATGCCTTCAGGACAAGGATGCCCATAAGATAGTAAATGCAATGTTGGAGTATGCTAAAAAGGTCAAGGGGAGACAGAATTTCAATACTGAGATGAGGAAGGAAGAGTTCTCTGCAAAGCTACAGGATCTCCTAAAGTGGCAGCTTAAAGAATTAGAACTTACATACACTTCCTTGGAATCAGATTACAAGAAAGCAACGACTGacgctagcatttttttctcgacatttgaagaacacaagaaaaAGTTGAATGCCATTAAGGATGGTATCAAGGGCGTGCAGCAGGCCTGTATGATTAAGGACGATGAAATGCAAAAATTGGCACATCAAGTCGCTGAGCATGAGACTGCATATCAGAAGTCTATAATGGAAAAGGTTAGGGTTAAGATGGCTCTGAAGAGCCATGAGCAGACTATTGGTTACGTAAAAGAGCACCTAGCCTCTACTGAATCTGGATCAATTGACGTAGGAGCATTGGTTAAGATAGAGATGGATAATATGAGTAAGGAGATTGACGTCTCCAAGGGAAATCTTCTAAATATCAACTTCAAGAAAGAGTAAAGAAGGTGTAAGCGTTTGTTTACAATTATTAATTTTCTGGCTATGGTCACTTCATGGTAAGTCCTTTCATGAACATTCTTTTTCACTCTGTTGAGGCTCACATATGTTATCAGAAGACAAAACATGATGATTCATGCATCATAAATTCATAATGCTTGCTTTCGCTTATCATAGTTTTTTTAGCCAGGCCATATAATTTTTTATATCTTTTTGCCTGTCTTAGCCCACCAGAAACTTTGAAAGACAAGGATTGTCAGATATATATTAACTGATTATTGAAAGAGTTGCTTGAAAACTAGCTTAGGAGTGCTGCTTCTGTGCTATAGTAACCTAGCTATCATATCAATTACTGTAGGAGTTTCATTAGATATAATAGTTTACATGACATACAATCAGTTACTTCTGAAGAGTTGCAAGGTTGTAGAATGCCCCCTTCTTGTTCATGAGCTGCGGGTAAGAGCCACGCTCCACCACTTTACCTTCTCCCAGGAAAGCAATCGAGTCAACATTCTTGATTGTGTTTAGTCTATGTGCCACCACAATTGTGGTCCTCCCTGACATTATTCGATCAAGAGCTTCCTGCACCACTTGCTCTGACTGTGCATCAAGGgcacttgttgcttcatcaagtaGTAGTATTGCTGGATTCCGGATTATTGCCCTTGCAATTGCGATTCTTTGCTTCTGCCCCCCTGAGAGCTGTATACCATGCTCTCCACAATCAGTATCGTATCCATCCTTCAAAGATCTGAAAAATAATCAATTTAGTTCCTTGTGTTGGACAATGCGAGTTGAAATAAAAGGCATGCTTGCAATACCTATATAATTTTGGAATAGAAACAAGTCAAAGACTTACGAGATGAACTCATGTGCGTTTGCAGCTTTTGCAGCTTCCACAATCTcatcttcatcagcttctggTTTACCAAAAGCAATATTGTCCCTGACACTGCCTGAAAACATTGCAGGCTCCTGACTAACAAGAGCGGTAAATCCTCGGAACCAAAGAATATTCATCTCCCTCACATCCATACCATCAATTCTTACGGACCCCCTATCAACATCATAGAACCTCTGGATCAAACCTATGATAGTTGATTTACCACAACCGCTTCTCCCAACCAGGCCAACACTTGTTCCTGCTTTCACGTCCAAGCTAAAATCCTGTAGGATAAGGCATTCTGGTCTTGTTGGATATGCAAAATCTACCTTCTTGAATTCTATTCTACCTTCTATTTTCTTCTTCTGATCTTCCTTCTCCACCTGCAAAATAGTTGTATATTATTCTCACTCATAGCAAGACAGCGTTGTAAAACCATTCTATACTTGCATAACTGCTTTGCCGATATGTATTCTGtatgatgcttatgaatgagtttGTTACCTGTGAATTTTTTGGAGAGATGGATTTCCTATCTAGCACCTCAAATACTGAAGCAACTGCATTTGCTCCCTTTGCCAGGTCAGATGTCATGCTACCAGCATCAGCAATCAGCTTTCCTGTGCTCACCAGCACGAAAAAGGTTTTGAAAACATCACCCGCTGATATCTCCCCAGACTGTGCCAGCTTCCCACCATACCAGAAGTCCAGTGCCCATGACAAGAATGAGAGGCAAGGTGACAATCCTGTGGTGATCCCTGCTACCCATGATTTCTTCCTTGCTTTTTTCAAGGGTTCCTCTTGTGCATGCTCGAATAGCTGAAGAACCTTCGATGAGCATCCAAAGGAGGTTACCATCCTGTGGTTGTAAACAGCTTCTATGGCTATCTGGGTGCTTTGGTGCTGAGCCTTTGCCAAGTCCCTTGACACATTTGAGAGAACCATTTTTTTTGCATAATAGCATATCATTGTAGATGGCTGTACAGCTATCATGACAAGAGCAAGTTTCCAAGCTACCATCAGGCCCATTGTCACTGCAATTATGATTCCGGAAGCTGTTTGAAGCAGTAAGGATATTCTGTCTGCAACAAGGGTTTTGACAAGAGAAGCCTCATTGCTTAGCCGAGAGCACAATGCACCGCTTGAATTAGTTTCTTCATCAAACCATGCTGCCTCAAAGGTTAAGATCTTCTCAAGTACTTGAACCCGGATGCGCCTAACAAGATGCTCCCCCATGTACGCAAAATTGTAGTGTTGCAATAGATTAACAACAATAGATACCAAGGACAGTGAACAGAAGATCAAGGCATAGCGTCTGATAATTGCATTCATCTCATTTTGGTCCTGAACAAAGAATGCAGCAATCATTCCTCcgatggttatggcatagatgGGCTGCAAGGAACCATATACCAATGCAGACAAACTGCCTACGACTGCCTGCCTCCACTCAGGTGAGTTCATTGCAAGAagcctggagaaagatggtgcAGGTGGAGGAACATCAGAATTATTTTCCTTTAAGATAGCTGGTGTTAGTGGCATTGGACTTGCTCTGGACATGCTGTGACGGCTGGTACTTGTCCTGGCCACTGAGGAAGCCCTAAATTGTTCATTTTCTTGATCGATGTAGCTTACCATTTTTTGCAATTTCACAAGTCTCGAGTACGGGCCACCCCTGCTGATCAGTTCATCATGTGTACCAATTTCAGCTATTGTACCCCCATCAACTACTGCAATCTGATCAGCATTCTTCACCGTTGAGAGCTTATGAGCAACTACCTGTCCATTGTTAATGAATAATCAGGCATTCAATGTCAAATGATTTTCTCTTAAAAAAGATGCAGTGCTAACTAATTCAAGAAGTTCTGATATAAGGGTTATAAAATATGAAGAGTGGAAGCAGTGGCAATACCAGTGTTGTTCGTCCCATAGATGCTTGATCAAGTGCATGCTGTACCAGCTTTTCTGATTCTGAATCAAGTGCACTTGTGGCTTCATCGAGCAAGAGTATAGCAGGGTTCTTAATTATCGCCCTTGCAATGGCAATACGTTGCTTTTGGCCACCTGATAACAATGCTCCACGCTCACCAATCTGCAAGAATGACCATAAGTATGAGACATGGAATTAAGGTGGCTGAATGttcctttttctcttttgaTGCGCGTACCTTAGTCTCATATTCCTCTGGAAGCCCCCTTATGAAGTTGTGAGCATTTGCTGTCATGGCTGCTGCATAAACCTCATCCATGGTTGCATCTGGTTTGCCAAACAAGATGTTCTCTTTTATTGAAGTACCAAACAATGCATGATCTTGGCTGACTAGCCCCATTTTGCTCCTGATCCATTTGAGTTGGAGTTCTTTGATGTCAAAACCATCAATTTTGACAGTTCCTTCATTGGCGTCATAGAAGCGCTGCACTAAAGCTATTGCTGTTGACTTGCCGCTGCCACTGGACCCAACCAAAGCAATAGTTTGCCCAGCAGGAATCTGGAGGTTGAAGTTTTTGAGGACTGGCATATTTGGTCTTGATGGGTACACGAAATGGACAGATTCAAATTCGAGCTCTCCCCGAATTTGGTCCAAAATAAGGCCTTTTGGGTCATCAGCATTGATCTGGGGAACACGGTTTATCCGATCAAGGATTCTTGTGGCAGCAACAGATGCCTCAGTGAAATGTTTCAGCTCAGGGAGTGCCATTCCAAGGGATCTGCAACATTCAGTAAATAACTGTTAGTTAACCTTCTATTTCTACATGATCAAATGGAGTCATGAAGCCAGTAAAGCATAAAGAGTACAAGAAACATACAGGCCACCCAAGACGAATGAAATCCCAGCAGCATATATCCTTCCACCACTTACATGATGGAACATCACCAATCTCCCGCCATACCATGCGAGAAAGGCCCAAATGGCGAAAGAAAGGCCAGTGAACCCAACAGCAAGACCCTTTGCAATGCCTTGTTTGATCCCCAGCTTGATCGTCTTGTCAAGGATTGCCGTGTACCTTTGGATGATCCTTTTCTCGGCTGTGAAGGAGTAAACGGTCTTGATAGATCCCAGAGCTTGCTCGACGAGGGAATTCGCCTTGGAGTACTCATGGCGTGACTGGCGCGACAGGTAGAGAAGGTACTTGCCGTAGATGAGCCCCGGGATTATGAGAAGCAGGACCAGAGGAAAAGAAACCAGAGCCAGCCTCCAGCAGAAATAAGTGGCGAAGACTAGTCCGGAGACGAAGACCGTAGAGTGCATTAGAAATAGAGGGACCTGTTCAAGATCAGTCAATCATGCTGTTATTTCTCCTGGAACGATGAACCAAAACTGAATTATATTATGTGGAGTTCTGCCCTGCTCTTTTATTTACACACATTCATTTTTTTCTGGAAGCTGGATAAATTATTTCagtttgtttattttttttcaagcAAGGAAAGACTAAAGAGTGTGGTTGTACGTCTAGATCATCCAAGTAGTTTATGTCCTTGTTGAGACGGATTTGTGTTATTTTCATTATAAAGCAACTTATTTCCTCCTAGGTTGGAtggtttttataatttttttttttaaaaaaacaaactTTCCTAGCCCCAGTGATGCATATTTGTTTAACGGACTTTTCTCTGGATAACATTTGTTTAGGATTACTCATTACTCCCTTTGTCCTAAAATAGAGGACACTGTAGTTATTGTCTAGATTCTCTTAGGTAAAGTGTCATctattttaatttgcaaaagaaagtttcatctatttttttttcgagaccacgccgttgcgtgtttttcataagtttcatCTATTTTGGGACGATGGATTATACTTTATGGAGTACTACCTTGCGCAATTTCATTGTGTGATTTAAGCAGCACCCCGCATGTTCCTTGTTACAGTCCTGCTCCTGCCTGCTTTCCAGGAATCCAGGTTCATGAGGACCTAGCGTTTCCATCGTTTGCCACATGGTGACATGGTgtagtgctgctgctgctgctgctgctcgacgGATAAAATAAGACGGCAGCCTAGACTGTACTAGACTAGACTCCAAGGCAGATGACGGTGCCGAGGCCACAGGTCATTCCGATCACATGGCCAGCCATTCCGCCGGGTCAAACTATTTGATTTGCCATTGATTCAGTGACGCGCTATTGCTGGAGACCGAGTAGGAGTAGGTCGATTCGTGCAGTCGTGCCCAGGCAAGTTGTTGgttaaaaaaaaagggaaattcGCTGACGGTCTATAACTACTATAACAGGTAAGCGAACAGGTTCTCACATGTCCTCGATCATCCTCAAAAAAGAGAGGCTACTAGGTTTCCATCAGCAGGTGCTGCTGGAGGCTGGGTCAAGGCACTCATTGGCAAACGGagtgagtctaaagttatttattacctcgaacaatgtagacttagtgtctaaataagacttagagttttattttttctacctctttctttaataaatatatcgccacatcaacaaaataccataaataatgtgTAATTAATTGCTTGAActttatgatagagtcttgtgCCCTGACATCTCACGTGACTAAAGAGTGATAGGGAATATGCATAGGCTCGTCATTATTTTAAGGGGGTGATTtcaagggggtgtttagttctctttttttttaaaaaaaaattttggttttggtttatcattttgcaaaatgaaactaaacaccatgcaaatTTTTCGACAAAAAGGtagttattctccattttggattttggcctcaagaggtcAAAAAACCCCCAAAATGAGCCTCAAGAGGCTTCATGAcaacaataaattctgcattttggatgaaactaaacatgactttgaaaattttggcattttgcatttcatcgctccaaagtagttgacattttgtattttggattctacgaggaactaaacaccctctAAGTTTTCTTTGACTGACAAGTCACAGTGACCACCGaagtttctttttattatagatTGAATTCTGACGAGTGAACAAGTGAAGGAATTGGTAAGGGTTGGGGTTGGTGGTGTGCCTGCAGTACTGCACCGTACCTTCTCGCTGAGGACCTCCTGGATGTGGGAGGCGTCCTTGGAGATGCTGTTGATGATCTCCGAGGTGGTGGCCTCCTGCGAGTCGAAGAAGCCCGCCTCCTGCCGCAGGATGGCCTGCAGGTACAGGTACCGGATCCGCAGCACCTGCCGCTCGCTCGTCCGGCTCCAGCAGTACCCTTCTGCAACATCACACACCAACAAACAGATGCGTGAGTGAGATGATGTAGAACCAGCCACTTACTTAGGCTCTTGTTTGGAAAAATGTAAGAAGAATTTGCAGAAAGTTGCATAGGTAGGAAACAGTTTGATTCTATAAGGTCCTGACAAGAAAAATCCCCACTTTCCACTATGTACATCGATCAGTTCTTTATCAGTTTTAAACAAATCTGTAGCGCTAAAAAGATGTCTTCTTTTGGCTCTCATCATACACATGGGGCTACCGGTCCCTTTTTGAACGCAAAATTGCCATTAAAAATGGTAAGTACGTACAAAACATTTTGTTAGTTCCCGTTAAGATAAGGGGAAAAGTTCTTCCTTGCAAGCAAGCAGGTTCTGAGAAACAGCACATGTGTACGGTGAATGATGTGCATGAATAATATATAGGGCTAGGTGTGTTGACGAGCTGAAGTTTACCCATGAACGCCACAGCCAGGACCACGAACGCCAGGTAGACGAAATTCAGGCACGACTGCATCATCGCCGGAAAAAGGAGTAAAAAAAAGTAAACAGATGATAAAGTTAATGACTGAAAAAATGCACACAGATGATGTTGAGCACGGCTCGGAGCTGACGACGACACTTGTCGCTGGTAGTACACAGGTAATGCACGGCACACGATCGACGAACCTTCTCCACCTCGTGCATGAACTGCGCGCtcttggcgccgccgccgctggcccGGGCGCCGCCGTACCCGAGCGCGTTCATCACGTCGCTGGCGAAGATGAGCAGCAGGTTGGTGGAGCACCCGTCGCCGATGGC from Sorghum bicolor cultivar BTx623 chromosome 3, Sorghum_bicolor_NCBIv3, whole genome shotgun sequence encodes the following:
- the LOC8059205 gene encoding putative ABC transporter B family member 8; translation: MSGRAPAGGGGGGGERPMSIRGMFQFADRVDVLLMALGTLGAIGDGCSTNLLLIFASDVMNALGYGGARASGGGAKSAQFMHEVEKSCLNFVYLAFVVLAVAFMEGYCWSRTSERQVLRIRYLYLQAILRQEAGFFDSQEATTSEIINSISKDASHIQEVLSEKVPLFLMHSTVFVSGLVFATYFCWRLALVSFPLVLLLIIPGLIYGKYLLYLSRQSRHEYSKANSLVEQALGSIKTVYSFTAEKRIIQRYTAILDKTIKLGIKQGIAKGLAVGFTGLSFAIWAFLAWYGGRLVMFHHVSGGRIYAAGISFVLGGLSLGMALPELKHFTEASVAATRILDRINRVPQINADDPKGLILDQIRGELEFESVHFVYPSRPNMPVLKNFNLQIPAGQTIALVGSSGSGKSTAIALVQRFYDANEGTVKIDGFDIKELQLKWIRSKMGLVSQDHALFGTSIKENILFGKPDATMDEVYAAAMTANAHNFIRGLPEEYETKIGERGALLSGGQKQRIAIARAIIKNPAILLLDEATSALDSESEKLVQHALDQASMGRTTLVVAHKLSTVKNADQIAVVDGGTIAEIGTHDELISRGGPYSRLVKLQKMVSYIDQENEQFRASSVARTSTSRHSMSRASPMPLTPAILKENNSDVPPPAPSFSRLLAMNSPEWRQAVVGSLSALVYGSLQPIYAITIGGMIAAFFVQDQNEMNAIIRRYALIFCSLSLVSIVVNLLQHYNFAYMGEHLVRRIRVQVLEKILTFEAAWFDEETNSSGALCSRLSNEASLVKTLVADRISLLLQTASGIIIAVTMGLMVAWKLALVMIAVQPSTMICYYAKKMVLSNVSRDLAKAQHQSTQIAIEAVYNHRMVTSFGCSSKVLQLFEHAQEEPLKKARKKSWVAGITTGLSPCLSFLSWALDFWYGGKLAQSGEISAGDVFKTFFVLVSTGKLIADAGSMTSDLAKGANAVASVFEVLDRKSISPKNSQVEKEDQKKKIEGRIEFKKVDFAYPTRPECLILQDFSLDVKAGTSVGLVGRSGCGKSTIIGLIQRFYDVDRGSVRIDGMDVREMNILWFRGFTALVSQEPAMFSGSVRDNIAFGKPEADEDEIVEAAKAANAHEFISSLKDGYDTDCGEHGIQLSGGQKQRIAIARAIIRNPAILLLDEATSALDAQSEQVVQEALDRIMSGRTTIVVAHRLNTIKNVDSIAFLGEGKVVERGSYPQLMNKKGAFYNLATLQK